In a single window of the Subtercola sp. PAMC28395 genome:
- a CDS encoding DUF1304 domain-containing protein, protein MGILATVFVALAALLHVYIFVMESIQWRRPAIWKRFGLTSQADADTTAPLAYNQGFYNLFLAIGAAIGLVLYWIPDFHQAGFALSVFTMASIVCAALVLLSTGRERLRAAALQGTPALLGLVFLLIAR, encoded by the coding sequence ATGGGTATTCTCGCAACGGTGTTCGTCGCTCTCGCGGCTCTGCTGCACGTCTACATCTTCGTCATGGAGAGCATCCAGTGGCGCCGCCCGGCAATCTGGAAACGATTCGGGCTCACCAGCCAGGCTGATGCAGACACCACCGCACCGCTGGCGTACAACCAGGGCTTCTACAACCTGTTCCTGGCAATCGGGGCCGCGATCGGGCTCGTGCTTTACTGGATCCCCGATTTCCACCAGGCCGGGTTCGCTCTCTCCGTATTCACGATGGCGTCGATCGTGTGCGCCGCCCTCGTACTGCTCTCGACCGGTCGGGAGCGCCTGCGAGCAGCCGCTCTGCAGGGCACGCCCGCGCTGCTGGGACTTGTCTTTCTCCTGATCGCCCGATGA
- a CDS encoding NUDIX domain-containing protein: MSNADAPGDTKTGIGVPGIHVHDRRGRTGLDQTGRDLSGNSNVIVRDVTLLSSNWFVLRTTTFDFRHSDGHWSTEQRETYDRGNGATILLYNFENRTVLLTRQFRFPAYVNGHPDGYLVEAPAGLLDSDDPLTAITRETAEETGFAISDARHLFDLFMSPGSVTEKLHFYAAEYSSDAQAGQGGGLREEGEDIENVELDFDAALAQIGTSIVDAKTVILLQWAAISGLFSAGPLSTAHLTTT, encoded by the coding sequence ATGAGCAACGCTGACGCTCCGGGCGACACCAAGACAGGGATAGGCGTTCCGGGCATCCATGTGCACGATCGCCGCGGACGCACCGGGCTCGACCAGACGGGCCGTGACCTCTCTGGGAACAGCAACGTTATCGTCCGTGACGTGACGTTGCTGTCGTCGAACTGGTTCGTTCTGCGAACGACGACGTTCGACTTTCGGCACAGCGACGGCCACTGGTCGACGGAACAGCGCGAGACCTATGATCGCGGCAACGGCGCGACGATCCTGCTCTACAACTTCGAGAACCGCACGGTGTTGCTGACCAGGCAGTTCCGGTTCCCGGCCTATGTCAACGGCCACCCCGACGGGTACCTCGTCGAAGCGCCCGCTGGCCTGCTCGACTCCGATGACCCCCTCACCGCGATCACGCGCGAAACGGCGGAGGAGACGGGCTTTGCGATCTCCGACGCCCGGCACCTGTTCGACCTCTTCATGAGCCCCGGTTCCGTCACCGAGAAGCTTCATTTCTACGCGGCAGAGTACAGCTCCGATGCGCAGGCCGGCCAGGGCGGTGGCCTGCGTGAGGAAGGCGAAGACATCGAGAACGTCGAGCTCGACTTCGATGCAGCCCTCGCCCAGATCGGTACCAGTATCGTCGACGCGAAGACGGTGATCTTGCTCCAGTGGGCCGCGATTTCAGGCCTATTCAGCGCCGGGCCGCTCAGCACAGCTCATCTCACCACGACATGA
- a CDS encoding mechanosensitive ion channel domain-containing protein, producing the protein MADIWSEPWFGLALAIAIGLPIVLVILTELLAYLVRREHPAAKPVRLLRNLVLPVGALLALLSLASTSRVEITWVRVVATVFGFLVILLLLSSVNVVLFGNPAEGSWRERLPSIFIDLARLGLILVGLALLFSWVWDADVGGLITALGVTSIVIGLALQNAVGSVISGLLLLFEQPFRIGDWLNAGGVQGRVVEVNWRAVHIDTGNGIQIMPNASLAGSSFTNLSQAPGAFRATATVKFSTDDPPHQVLELLQSVASALPMLERSESIDASYAGSATYSISIPVVGPADAGNATALFLAWLWYAARRAGLALDNDSTDPISTPERRDEAVAAMIRVLRLAPGDYGWLTGRVRLERYGHGEVLHRSHTIPDAFRFVLDGEVILSVPTELGEVAFQTLREGEFFGMLALSRQVDANSAVAKGTTTVLLIPTGVVDQLIDANPGIARDIGRIIDLRRDAAKAAVTALGIK; encoded by the coding sequence ATGGCTGACATCTGGAGCGAACCGTGGTTCGGCCTCGCGCTGGCCATCGCCATCGGGCTGCCCATCGTGCTGGTGATTCTCACCGAGTTGCTCGCGTACCTGGTGAGGCGCGAGCATCCGGCGGCGAAGCCCGTGCGGCTGCTGCGCAACCTCGTACTGCCCGTTGGCGCCCTGCTGGCGCTGCTGAGCCTGGCGAGTACCTCGCGGGTGGAGATCACCTGGGTTCGCGTGGTGGCCACGGTCTTCGGGTTCCTGGTCATTCTCCTGCTGCTCTCGAGTGTGAACGTTGTGCTCTTCGGCAACCCGGCGGAGGGGAGCTGGCGTGAGCGGTTGCCCTCGATCTTCATCGACCTGGCCCGGCTCGGCCTGATTCTCGTCGGCCTGGCGCTGCTCTTCTCCTGGGTCTGGGATGCCGACGTCGGCGGGCTGATCACCGCTCTCGGTGTGACATCGATCGTGATCGGCCTGGCGCTGCAGAATGCGGTCGGCTCGGTGATCTCGGGCCTGCTTCTGCTCTTCGAACAGCCGTTTCGCATCGGCGACTGGCTGAACGCCGGTGGTGTTCAGGGGCGCGTGGTCGAGGTGAACTGGCGGGCGGTGCACATCGATACCGGCAATGGAATCCAGATCATGCCGAACGCGTCTCTTGCGGGTTCGTCGTTCACGAACCTGAGCCAGGCGCCCGGTGCCTTTCGGGCGACTGCGACGGTCAAATTCTCGACGGATGATCCGCCGCACCAGGTTCTCGAACTCCTGCAGAGCGTTGCCAGCGCGCTGCCGATGCTCGAGCGCAGCGAATCGATCGATGCGTCGTACGCCGGGAGTGCGACGTATTCCATCTCCATCCCGGTCGTGGGGCCGGCCGATGCAGGCAATGCGACTGCACTCTTTCTGGCGTGGCTATGGTACGCCGCCCGGCGCGCGGGTCTCGCGCTCGACAACGATTCGACAGACCCGATTTCCACGCCAGAGCGTCGAGACGAGGCTGTCGCCGCCATGATCCGGGTACTTCGACTGGCCCCCGGGGACTACGGATGGTTGACTGGCAGGGTTCGCCTGGAGCGCTACGGGCACGGTGAGGTCCTTCATCGCTCGCACACCATTCCCGATGCATTCCGGTTCGTGCTCGACGGTGAGGTCATCCTCTCGGTTCCCACGGAGCTCGGCGAAGTCGCCTTTCAGACCTTGCGGGAGGGCGAATTCTTCGGGATGCTCGCACTCAGCCGACAGGTCGATGCGAACTCGGCGGTGGCGAAGGGGACCACCACCGTTCTGCTCATCCCGACCGGTGTCGTAGATCAGCTGATCGACGCGAATCCGGGCATCGCGAGAGACATCGGGCGGATCATCGACCTGCGCAGAGACGCGGCGAAGGCTGCGGTGACGGCGCTCGGTATCAAGTGA
- a CDS encoding adenylate/guanylate cyclase domain-containing protein — MSADSRRPGFSIQTKLLVMLLGVSIGSSVVVGLVGYISGSDSLRQAAYAQLTETRESRAREITNFFTTTENSLVVYTRGTTAINAVTDFTAGYKALEGSQLSAAQSSGLDELYTSTFAPALAKRTGSETSAAAFIPTDPAERYLQATYTDPGLDTTKSITVANAGDGSAWSAANDRYHDYFHEIINRFGYEDALLMDTEGHVVYSADKNVDLGTNLLTGPYKGTSLASGYKETLNSNVVDFVKLTDFERYQPALGSPVAWIMSPVGENGVTSGVMALQVPISQINTIMTADNGWAEDGLGATGETYLAGPDMLMRSVSRELIENPEQYQKDAISAGTAPEDAARAVAVKGTILIQPVRTAPVKDALAGQTGLVQGTSYLGTETLSAYAPLDINGLQWVIVAKINTSEAFSAVSDFTRNLILAIVALIIVVSLLSLVLAQVFARPVRRLVGAVRQVSAGDLAVEVPQGGRDEFGDLGTAFNEMARSLRIKQSLIDEQSAENEKLLSTLMPADVARRYKEGQETIADVHQDVSVLFADLIGYNDFSASFPAEKELSLLNGIVASFDEAATRMGVETVRTLREGYLASCGLVVPRIDNVRRMVDFALELRKIIERFNGQHSTSLSIRIGIDAGTVSSGLVGRSSLAYDMWGDAVNLANRVQSVSGSAGIFVSQSVRDRMRDAAVFVEAGTLDTADGEQTVWKIQ, encoded by the coding sequence GTGTCTGCAGATTCGAGACGACCTGGGTTCAGCATCCAGACGAAGCTTCTCGTCATGCTGCTCGGTGTCAGCATCGGTTCCTCGGTGGTCGTGGGTCTGGTGGGCTATATCTCGGGATCAGACTCGCTGAGGCAGGCCGCATATGCCCAGCTGACCGAGACCCGCGAATCGCGTGCGCGCGAGATCACCAATTTCTTCACGACGACCGAGAATTCGCTCGTCGTCTACACGAGGGGCACAACGGCGATCAACGCCGTCACGGACTTCACCGCAGGGTACAAGGCTCTCGAAGGCAGCCAGCTGAGTGCCGCCCAGAGTTCGGGACTCGACGAGCTGTATACCTCGACGTTCGCGCCAGCACTGGCGAAGCGCACGGGTTCGGAGACTTCGGCTGCAGCGTTCATTCCCACAGACCCGGCGGAGCGGTACCTGCAGGCAACCTACACAGACCCTGGACTGGACACCACCAAGAGCATCACGGTCGCTAATGCGGGGGACGGGAGCGCGTGGTCTGCCGCGAATGACCGGTACCACGACTATTTTCACGAGATCATCAACCGCTTCGGTTACGAGGATGCTCTGCTCATGGACACCGAAGGTCATGTGGTCTACTCGGCAGACAAGAATGTCGACCTCGGTACGAACCTGCTGACCGGGCCCTACAAGGGCACAAGTCTCGCCAGCGGTTACAAGGAGACACTCAACTCGAACGTGGTCGATTTTGTGAAACTGACTGACTTCGAGCGATACCAGCCGGCACTCGGTTCGCCAGTGGCATGGATCATGTCTCCGGTGGGGGAAAACGGCGTCACCAGTGGTGTGATGGCGCTGCAGGTGCCCATCTCCCAGATCAACACCATCATGACCGCAGACAATGGTTGGGCCGAAGACGGGCTCGGCGCGACAGGGGAGACCTACCTTGCCGGACCCGACATGCTCATGCGGTCGGTTTCGCGTGAGCTCATCGAGAACCCCGAGCAGTACCAGAAAGACGCGATCTCTGCGGGGACTGCTCCTGAAGATGCAGCACGCGCTGTCGCGGTGAAGGGCACCATTCTCATCCAGCCCGTTCGAACAGCTCCGGTGAAGGACGCACTCGCCGGGCAGACCGGCCTCGTCCAGGGCACCAGCTATCTCGGCACCGAGACACTGTCAGCGTATGCGCCGCTCGACATCAACGGCCTGCAGTGGGTGATCGTCGCGAAGATCAATACGAGCGAGGCGTTCTCGGCAGTAAGCGATTTCACCAGAAACCTCATTCTCGCGATCGTCGCGCTGATCATCGTGGTGTCACTGCTGTCATTGGTCCTCGCGCAGGTCTTCGCCCGCCCGGTTCGCCGCCTGGTGGGCGCCGTACGTCAGGTTTCGGCGGGTGACCTTGCGGTGGAGGTGCCGCAGGGCGGCCGCGACGAGTTCGGTGACCTCGGCACGGCGTTCAACGAGATGGCGAGATCGCTGCGCATCAAGCAGTCGCTGATCGACGAACAGTCGGCTGAGAACGAGAAGCTCCTGAGCACGCTGATGCCGGCCGATGTGGCCAGAAGATACAAAGAGGGCCAGGAGACGATCGCCGACGTTCACCAGGATGTCTCTGTTCTTTTCGCCGACCTCATCGGGTACAACGACTTCTCCGCCTCGTTCCCCGCAGAGAAGGAGTTGTCCCTGCTCAACGGAATCGTGGCAAGTTTCGACGAGGCGGCTACCCGCATGGGCGTCGAGACGGTTCGGACCCTGCGTGAGGGGTACCTGGCCAGCTGCGGACTGGTGGTTCCCCGAATCGACAATGTTCGGCGCATGGTCGACTTCGCTCTCGAACTCCGAAAGATAATCGAGCGGTTCAATGGCCAGCACTCCACATCGCTGAGCATCCGGATCGGCATCGATGCCGGCACGGTCAGTAGTGGACTGGTGGGTCGGTCGAGCCTCGCCTACGACATGTGGGGTGACGCTGTGAACCTCGCCAACCGAGTGCAGAGCGTCTCGGGTTCCGCGGGCATCTTCGTGAGCCAGTCCGTTCGCGACCGCATGCGGGACGCCGCCGTGTTCGTCGAAGCAGGCACACTCGATACCGCCGACGGTGAACAGACCGTCTGGAAGATCCAGTAG
- a CDS encoding Ppx/GppA family phosphatase, giving the protein MRLGVLDIGSNTVHLLLVDAHPGARPIPFGSHKRPLQLVAFLDEAGAISEQGQRELIDFITEAAEFARTNDAEDLLAFATSAIRESANGPQVLERVRIETGIVLTELSGADEAASTFLAVRRWYGWGSGTILNLDIGGGSFELAMGADEHPELAVSVPLGAGRLTWDHLDADPPTAKSVKTARKYIRQVLAEPIAAFAELGTPTIVAGTSKSFRSLARITGAAPRAAGPYVKRELLLHDLTLWANRLAAMTADDRADLPGVSDVRAKQLLAAALVAEAAMMGLGVDSLQICPWALREGLILRRFDHLQSA; this is encoded by the coding sequence ATGCGGCTCGGGGTACTCGACATCGGTTCGAACACGGTTCATCTCCTTCTTGTCGACGCTCACCCGGGCGCACGGCCGATACCGTTCGGCTCACACAAGAGGCCGCTTCAGCTCGTGGCGTTCCTCGATGAAGCTGGCGCGATCTCCGAACAGGGACAGCGTGAACTGATCGACTTCATCACCGAAGCCGCCGAGTTCGCCCGGACTAACGACGCCGAAGACCTGCTGGCCTTCGCGACCTCAGCCATCCGGGAATCGGCGAACGGCCCGCAGGTGCTCGAGCGCGTACGGATCGAGACCGGCATCGTGCTCACCGAACTCAGCGGCGCCGATGAAGCTGCCTCGACGTTCCTCGCGGTGCGGCGCTGGTACGGCTGGGGTTCGGGCACGATTCTGAACCTCGACATCGGCGGCGGATCGTTCGAGCTCGCGATGGGCGCTGACGAGCATCCGGAGCTTGCTGTATCGGTGCCGCTGGGTGCCGGTCGGCTCACCTGGGATCACCTCGACGCAGACCCGCCGACGGCCAAGAGTGTGAAAACGGCGCGCAAGTACATTCGGCAGGTGCTCGCCGAACCGATCGCAGCGTTTGCCGAGCTCGGAACGCCGACGATCGTCGCGGGTACCTCCAAGTCGTTCCGGTCGCTCGCGCGCATCACGGGTGCCGCTCCCCGGGCGGCCGGCCCGTACGTCAAGCGCGAGTTGTTGCTGCACGACCTGACCCTCTGGGCGAACCGTCTCGCTGCGATGACGGCCGACGACCGGGCAGATCTGCCGGGTGTGTCGGATGTGAGGGCGAAGCAGCTTCTCGCCGCAGCCCTGGTGGCCGAAGCCGCGATGATGGGGCTCGGGGTCGATTCGCTGCAGATCTGCCCCTGGGCTCTTCGCGAAGGACTCATTCTTCGGCGGTTCGACCACCTGCAGTCTGCTTGA